Within Coffea arabica cultivar ET-39 chromosome 4e, Coffea Arabica ET-39 HiFi, whole genome shotgun sequence, the genomic segment AAAAGATTCAGATATGGTGTAAAGGCAGACCCAGATGGCTCAATTTCACAGATAAGTGTTAATAGCATATGACACCTCTAATGTGTACCTGGTAACTATCTAAATCTTAGGCATCTAACTAATCGGTTCAGTTACTATGCCAATTAAAATCAATCTTCACAAGTAGTAATGGCATAATTAATTCACTTCACTTCAAGAAAAAGAACGAAAGTGGCACTCAATATGCCAGACCAATGTTACAAGGCAACAGTAGGCTTACATCATCCCTCTCAACTGTTCCTTCTGGTGGATATAGATCTTGAACCCATTCAACTTCTGCAACACGATACCTTCACAAATGAACAACAGAGTAAGGACAAAGCTAGTTAATAGACAAAATGAAGCAACAGAAAGCCAGAAATCTCAATTAACCATCATTCAGAATTGTTTCTTTTACTAAAACTAACCCATCCTGATCCCAGTTTTGAATGATGCGACATCTTCGGCGACTTTCAACCTACGTTAAGTTTCTACAGATTAGATGATTGGAGTACAAGTCTATAAAGAGAAAGTGCATTTGGAAAAcaaagtggaagatgaagacagATGTAAGCCTCACACGAAGATATACTATAGCAAACTACTAAAGTTAGGGAGCACTCAAGCAGTTTTTTTCTCGCTTTTCTATTAGGAGACCAGCTCAGCATTGTAATCACAATCATGTCTACAATTTACagagaaaaaaatttaatggatcatcatcaaattttttcaaaataactaaTTTCAAGGAAAAGATAAGAGCATATTATAGTTCAGAAAGAACATCTTTCTTAATAAATCTTAATCCTGGCTTTCCTAGAGCATTAGGAAGACAGCCATGATTGGAGACAATTCCAGTTTCAATTGGATAGGCATCAATTTTCTGAGGCATTTGTCCAGTCACCAGATAGAAGTAAAATTTAGaaacttcttcatttttctccaCTTTCCTAGATCTTAAGCAACCTATTTCTGTGTGTTGAAGTTTTTCAGATTCTAGGAAGTACTCAGAATACCTACTTCAGGGCATCGACAGCACATGTTAAGATCCTAGCTCAAGGGCCTTGTCAAATAAACAGCCTAATCATTTTCAAGGAAAAACCACCTCTTATCAAGTGTAAATCAATTCCAAGTATCTCTAGTATCAGGATGTAAGCGTAGAAAACTGAGCATTTCAGGTTTAGCCTAGCAAAAAGGTATGAACAACTAAATAAGCATGGACAAAGAACTCAGATATGTTACAGAAACTTAAAACGGAAACTTAAAAGTGCTTCACCTCCAGGAAAAATCTTCCATCTGGAAGTGGCTCACAACTGCATCCACAAAAGCAGAGAGTTggtaactaaaactaaaaatcttAATAAATGTACAAAAGAAAATGTGATATATAAACATGAATAAATAACCTACTCTGTAATCTCCACTTCACAACCATAATCAGCTATGGAACCTGTTGTAGAATCAATGATCACCTACAATATTGATAAAGAAGCCAAAACAATACTTATGTGGGAGCTAGGacccaacaaaaacaaaagaagtcaaAAAAGGGAGCGGTAACAAATCCTACCATTCCCATTCGGCGATTTCCTTCCATAATTCTCCTCACCTGTTTAAGACACAAGTAAAAGGGCATTTGAATATGTTCCATTAATATAGAGTTAGTTTTGACAAATAAATCCCACAAAATCCAGCTCACCATTAGTCTGTAACGAGGTTCAAATATATTCAGTTGAAACTTCTGACAAGGCAAAATAACATCCATGACAAAAAGAGGTAACAAATCTACACCAGGGTTTGTTAAACTCTCATGCTCAGACCTCCTTTCAGCATATTCTTCTGGAAAGTTCTTTTGAATAATATTGTTCAATGTCACACTGCAAACAAAAGTACATACACATTTGTTACCACTTTTCCTACAAATAGATCATATGCATCTGGAACTACTATAAAAGCAAGGGAGAAAGGAAAGCATTTTAATGAATTTATTAaacataaaagaagaagaagaagattttttctttttgggtcaaaatggGCAAACAGAAAACTAGCACAAAAATACAAGAACATCGAAGAAAGCTTGAGATCCATCCCTGCTCTCAACCAATAATTGAATTGGCGGTCCCCTCAAACCCATTACTCAATAGTAGTCAATTTAGCTCTGTTACAAGCAATGGGACACCCAGAAAGCCATGTTTCAGAACTTCCACGAagcaaacaagaatttgaatcCGCAACATTATGATGTAACCCATTTTTTCTATGTTAACTGTCTATCCTTTTATCTTTACAGGATTCTCTctgagggaaaaaagaaaaataattgcaCAGGACAATCTACATAAAAAATTTACTAAGGGGACAAATTATCTTTCCAACCAACTGCAGCAGAATGAAGAAAGATTTTGCCCGTAAATGCAAAGAAAGGTATACAAATCAGATTTCATCCTCACCTAGTAGCACAGGTTCTGGGACTAATGAACAGGACTGTTCTGCAGAGCGGACATCTGTTACCTAAAATTTCCATCAGCAATTAAAGAAACAAGTTGAAGGAAAATACTTGAGAAATGAGTAAATAAGCAGTAAATCAGACAGAATAGGGGAGATACAGGTTTGTGTTTATGACATGAAAACCTACTCCGGTCCATCGATTGGAACAGGCATGAGTGGCAAAAAGAATGTCCGCAAGGAGTTGTGACAGGTTCATATAACAACTTCAAACAAAGAGTGCAATCAAAGTCATCAGTTCGCAATGGTTTTCCAAGGTCTCTCCTCCCAGTTGTACTAGCTGTTGATCTCTCCAGGTTTAGAAGAGGATTGCTGCAATTTACAGGAATGAAATTTACAGTAGTTTAGTAAAAtatttaaaccctaaaaaggtGGATGGTTAACAaagctaccaaaaaaaaaaaaaaaacaaatctatttacttgattattAGTTCACATTACCTTAAAGGATCTAGCTGAAGACCTGAATAGACAACATCCCGGGCAAGGTCATACTTTTCCAACTGCCAATTCATGTAAAGTACGAATTAGTTTTTCAACTTTCCTAACCACCAAAATAGACTGACAAACCAAATAAACAACACAAGGGCACATTGCAGGAGTTGATGCCACCACCTGCAAGTTCATCTCAcaggtgaaaatgaaaattagttCTCAGTCATGCTAAAACATATCCAACTCAAATGCATACCAAAATGAGTGCGTTTGCCTTCAAAATGTATGATGTAACTGAATTAGCTCGCAGGCTCATCAACTTCTCAGCATCCTTCAGTGCAAGCTGCAGATCATGgtgaaacaagaaaaagaagaattagCCATCAAAAGAGGGTGATTCCAACTAAACAGAGTGAACAACCTATACCCCAGCATGAGTTGTAGGATCCAACCCACTTAATGGTCTATATTCTGAAACTGATGGAGGTCTGTTTTTCAGGAATTCACTGAATCTGGTAAGAAAATTCAACAAAGAATTAGTGCAATGTAAGAGAGTAATAGTTGGGTCCACTACCAGGATAATAGTGACCAATTAAGAAGCCAACTCAAAGCAATTATTGGCAACAAAAAATTCAGAATATGCAAAACTTGCACAATGTTTTACTTGATGTAGGCAGCACATCTGTTGCTAAGAACAATAGGATCACCAGGTTTTATGTTGTTAGCCCTTGAATAATGATTGATTGCCTGTAAAAGGAAACTTATTCATCAAAAAAGATGACAACATAAACACAACACTAAGCTCTTTGTACAAATTATGTGTTTCAATTCGACAGAACTCAAGTAAGCTACTTCATGGTCAAACACTGCGGCCCAGCACTGGAAGAATTACACCTGTATAATGGATCTACTTTCTCATGCAAG encodes:
- the LOC113740241 gene encoding uncharacterized protein, encoding MLSESPADAAPSTCGLSLEGLDDVEDYPWDNEGERLMSSGRHSHLYDLVQMGNKAFRENRLDEAINHYSRANNIKPGDPIVLSNRCAAYIKFSEFLKNRPPSVSEYRPLSGLDPTTHAGLALKDAEKLMSLRANSVTSYILKANALILLEKYDLARDVVYSGLQLDPLSNPLLNLERSTASTTGRRDLGKPLRTDDFDCTLCLKLLYEPVTTPCGHSFCHSCLFQSMDRSNRCPLCRTVLFISPRTCATSVTLNNIIQKNFPEEYAERRSEHESLTNPGVDLLPLFVMDVILPCQKFQLNIFEPRYRLMVRRIMEGNRRMGMVIIDSTTGSIADYGCEVEITDCEPLPDGRFFLEVESRRRCRIIQNWDQDGYRVAEVEWVQDLYPPEGTVERDDLQEMINKAAAHARQWIRRAQEAAQGDRIRLAELFKAEGMMPSTRDPERFSFWLATLNNRRPLERLELLRTRDTKERLRRGLIYMRSEDERCRLQ